The genomic interval gtgtgtgcgcgtgtgtgtgtgtgtgtgtgtgtcaatgccccccctccccctcgccctccaGCTGCTGTAAACTCCGCCCCTATTTAGCCACGCCCATTCTGTCTGTTGGTTGGTtgctttgattgtttgtttgtttgtgtttacttCATGACTGTGCCAATGCGGCCCTGGGCCAACGTGCCAAACGTACATTTACTCACAGGAAGTGTTGCCATGGAGACCCTATTTATTTGCTtctatttaaaaataaaagtctCTGTTGGAtggtgactgtgcagtgtgatcTGTGGTAAATGTGCAAACACTCAcattaataggcctacacattcatCCACACGCACTCATATACtatttctctctcatgctctctctctctctctctctctctctctctctctctctctctctctctctctctctctctctctctctctctcttgctctctctctctctctctctctctctctctctttcatattaggctatattatatccATATGACATTgcattatataatatattattggTTTACAAAAAATATTTTACAGTAATATGACTGACCATTTAGTGCTGTAAATGCAGTAGCTAGTCAAAACCACACGGGGGCAGTATTGAGCTTGTTATGGCAGCCATCTGGTGCTCTTCTGTATTAGACAGAAATCCTGTTTCCCCTACAACTGCGAATAAGGAGACGGGTCTGGTGTGCATAATATGCATTTGCATGTGCATATATGTCACACGTGTACGAATTGAATATTATGTAGgcttttattattaatattatttgcatggatatgctgtatgtatgtagagcacaaggaggtctacataagtgaGCAGTACGTCCTGACAGCTCGTACGGATTGGTCCTTTATGACCCAATTAAGGAGGATGCTCTGATTGGTCGCTCAGTGTTCtttgaggaagaagagagagcttTGATTGGTTAGCGAGTGTTCCATGAGGGGGCGGTCTAGAAAACGTCGCCGAGGAGCTGTCATGTGTGCTGATGGGCGTGAGCTCCGACCAGTCAGCTGTCTTGGGTGCTGGCTGAAGCGGAAGTGGTGATTGTTTTAGTCACTGGGCTTTGGGTGGAGAAAAGGGAAGAGGACTTTGGGTGTTGGACTGATGCGAGAGCCTTGAAATGTCCACGGAGAGTCGTTTTGGAGCCTCACTTGACAGTTTCGGGTTTGGCGCTCCGTCTGAAGCCCCGTGTGGACTAGATATTGACGTCCTTTAGGCGGTGAGTATGTTAGCTAGCTCTAATGTTAGCCGCATACAAGCTACATACACAGAGGGGCGTATTGGCTAGCTAGCTGGGCAGGGGCATTTACATCCATAAAGGGGTTTAGTGTGATGGCCAGCTAGGTCATTGACATACATAGGGTTCTGGGGATCCTGTCTTAATTGGACTATTGTGAGAGATGGTCCGTTCGTCGACCCCTGGTGCAAGGTTCGCTGTCGTGTCGATAACAACAAGCTGTCTGATCGTCGTATCGTGAGAGAGGCAGACTGATTGTCCTGAGTATCGATTTGCATTGCATTAGGTAGGCTATTGATTGTGTCTGTACACGGTCTTTAGATAGAACTGAATAATGCGCTGTCATAGCAGACATAgagcatcttgtgtgtgtgtgtgtgtgtgtgtgtgtgtgtgtgtgtgtgtgtgtgtgtgtgtgtgtgtgtgtgtgtgtgtgtgtgtcgtgccctGCCATCAGCTGAGCCTGaggttgtgtatgtttgtgtgtgtgtgtctcgatgTGAACAactactaactaactaactggCTGCTTTTCTCTGTTCTGTTTTGCAGCTAATTTCAGACAactgctgtgacacacacacacacacacacacacacacacagaagtaccttccctccccacacacacaaacagctgtacactagcacacacaccctcagataCCCCATAACCCCttgcacacaaaaatacaaacacagagacacacacacaagcgtgtgtgaTGTCAGCGGAGGCATCTGGCGGGTCGTTGGGGGACGACGAGTCTGCAATGAtgcccccatcatcatcatcatcgtcatccggGATGTGTATGGGCGCgtcatcctccccctccccttccccctcggCCCTGTGCGTGCGGGACAAGGAGGAGTGCGTGTGTATAGGGGGCGGCCGGCGCTTCATCAAGCTGAACGTGGGGGGGTCGCTGCACTACACCACGGCCCAGACGCTACGCAAAGAGGAGAGCATGCTCAGCAGCATATGCGACGGACAGACGCCCGTTACTATAGACTCAGAAGGTtggtagtgttgtgtgtgtgtgtgtgtgtgtgtgtgtgtgtgcgtgtgtgtgtgtgtgtgtgtgtgtgtgtgtgtgtgtgtgtgtgtgtgtgtgtgtgtgtgtgtgtgtgtgagcgcgctggCCCATGTATGTGATGGTGTTAATCAACATCAGCTCGAAGGTTGGTATatttagacagtgtgtgtgtgtgtgtgtgcgcagcagtATATGTGATGGACAGACGCAAGTTACTATACTGTAGTGTAGACTCAAAAGGTTAGAgcagtgagtgcgtgcgtgtgtgtgtctgtgtgtggagtcgTATGTGACGGGCTGACTCCAGTCACTGTAGACTTCGAGGGATAGTATCCAGATAGTATCCTTGGAAGGAGtatattcattgtgtgtgtgcaggctgagcAAATACACTCACCAATCACTTGGGTATACCTTGCTAGCGTCAGGTtcaacccccttttgccttcagaaccgCTTTGAATACCACACCCAGGTCGGCTGTGGAGTTGCAACAACACTCAATTGATTCTAAGGGGCCCAAAGTGGGCCAAGAATATATTCCCCACATCATAACCATCAGACTGAACCATTGGTACATGGCAGGATCAATTATTTCTTGGTCTTGATGGCAatctgtgaaagtgaaaagtgaaagcccattgggaaactccaactcccattgtcagtgtgacacagcactccacagcacacaagtgaacactgcacacaacagaatgtatgcctcacccgtgcaaggggacagccctcaatggcgcccctatggagcatgctcagggtacctcagtcatgaaggaggatgggggagagcacaggttgattactgcccccaccaacctggcgggtcgggagtcgaaccggcaacctttgggctataagtctgacgccctaaccgcttacccatgactgacctaACCATCTCTGCCCTTACCATCAAGTATGCGTGGTAGAAATCAAGAGCCATCAGACTAggcaacatttttcaaaattcaaAACAGGTGACATTATTCAAAATTCAGTCCAATTTTTGCTGACCCTGTGGCTCATCCTGTGCCCTCCATCAGTTTTCCTGTTCTTAGCAGACAGGAGTGGTAGTATAGTCGAAGCTTTGCTAGTAGAAGGATAAATCAAATCACGCCTACATCCAATGCAAAGGATTTTACGATCAAGGTAACTTAAATCAGcttttcttccccattctgattCTCTGTGTGAACTGCATCAGATTGtcttgaccatgtctacatgcccaAGTGTAGCGGTCATCATTTCAGCTGCCAGATGGTTctgttctaaagtgtgtgtgtgtgtgtgtgtgtgtgtgtgtgtgtgtgtgtgtgtgtgtgtgtgtgtgtgtgtgtgtgtgtgtgtgtgtgtgtgtgtgtgtgtgtgtgttgtaggctgGGTGGTGTTGGACCGTTGCGGGCGGCATTTCGGCGTCATATTAAACTTCCTGCGTGACGGTTCCGTTCCCCTTCCGGAGAGTTCCAGAGAACTGGAGGAGATTCTAAAGGAGGCCCAGTACTACAGAATACAAGGACTCATCTCACTTTGCATCAACACTCtacaggtaagacacacacacacacacacacacacacacacacacacacacacacacacacacacacacacacacacactaggcccagTACTACAGAATACAAGGACTCATATCACTGCATTAACActgtacaggtaacacacacacacacacgcccacgcccacgccctcAAGGCCTATACACTAGGCCCATACAAGGACTCGTATCACTGCATTAACACTGTAcaggtaacacacgcacgcacacacacacgcacacacacacacatacatacactagaAAGCATTTGAAGATGTGTATTGTATCCCAATGATCAGTAGTGttgactaatgtgtgtgtgtgtgtatgtcaatagaagcggaagagtgtgtgtgaaggtgtgtgtcgTATCCCGATGATCACGACACCTAAAGAAGAGCAGCTCATGATTGCCACCTGCAGGAAGGTAAGAgaactgtgcgcacacacacacacacacacacaccccacacactcgCGCTCATATTTGAGATGTGCGGATGGGCTATTTTTGGTTGGGAGTTTCGCACAGTGATTCACCACGTTAGAGCCTGGCTGTGTCTCATGACTTGAGCATGAGCATGGGCAGCTGCTGTGAATACCAGATGGCATATACAGTACCCACTCTACACAACAGTACCTGCACTGCTGTCATTCTGACTCATCACCTCAAGTGGTACACTCATACACTCGTGGCATCTGAAATGTAAaccgttttttttgttgtttttttttcagaaagtgcgctcaagtccaaacattattatttttttatttaaa from Engraulis encrasicolus isolate BLACKSEA-1 chromosome 17, IST_EnEncr_1.0, whole genome shotgun sequence carries:
- the kctd13 gene encoding BTB/POZ domain-containing adapter for CUL3-mediated RhoA degradation protein 1 codes for the protein MSAEASGGSLGDDESAMMPPSSSSSSSGMCMGASSSPSPSPSALCVRDKEECVCIGGGRRFIKLNVGGSLHYTTAQTLRKEESMLSSICDGQTPVTIDSEGWVVLDRCGRHFGVILNFLRDGSVPLPESSRELEEILKEAQYYRIQGLISLCINTLQKRKSVCEGVCRIPMITTPKEEQLMIATCRKPVVKLQNNRGNNKYSYTSNSDDNLLKNIELFDKLGLRFSGRVLFMKDVLGDEICCWSFYGDGRKIAEVCCTSIVYATEKKQTKVEFPEARIFEETLNILIYESGRGSGAGGVALLDSGISSSASNGQSDEEGGGAGERPRDRRDRVRRIHVRRHITHDHTHTVYKD